In a single window of the Corynebacterium mustelae genome:
- a CDS encoding helix-turn-helix domain-containing protein produces the protein MTTEMPPWLTVTAAADYMGCSKETVRRLINERKLVATYFTPRTLRVSRESIDNLAAKNTA, from the coding sequence ATGACAACCGAAATGCCCCCATGGCTGACGGTAACCGCAGCCGCTGACTACATGGGCTGCTCCAAAGAAACCGTCCGACGCCTCATCAACGAAAGAAAACTCGTGGCCACCTACTTCACGCCACGCACACTCCGAGTAAGCCGCGAATCCATAGACAATCTCGCCGCAAAAAACACCGCATAG